The following coding sequences lie in one Tichowtungia aerotolerans genomic window:
- a CDS encoding sulfatase has product MKTFWINLILLSAALPLLSAPQRNFLFILVDDLGCRDLGYTGSTFYETPHIDGLAASGMRFDQGYAACQVCSPSRASIMLGKTPARHGITQWIGDPSGLGWDKGDPVMNAEYVHNLPQQDVTIAEAMQEAGYTTFFAGKWHLGSEGSWPENHGFMINKGGWTVGSPKGGYFAPWNNPKLENGPDGESLTLRLARETASFLGSEHDKPFFAFLSFYSVHGPIQTTEALCEKYRKKAEAMGLVGDKERFEFDRRLPVRQVQDNPVYAGMMELLDDAVGIVLDKLKETGLDKNTVVIFTSDNGGVSSGDSFSTSLLPYRGGKGRQWEGGIREPLIIHVPGMTQPDSSTDTPAIGMDFYPTILDLAGLPLMPKQHVDGVSLLPVLKGEALGPRDLFWHYPHYGNQGGEPSSIIRSKDWKLIYYHEDGRCELYNLASDIGEQNDLSALQPEKTAELKKRLDAWLADTQAVMPKPDPRFSKERFDARLKNARTVVKDKQEKRAAHYLKENWTPNSDWWGSSVTND; this is encoded by the coding sequence ATGAAAACGTTTTGGATCAATCTGATTTTGTTGTCGGCAGCGCTTCCCTTGCTGTCAGCGCCTCAGCGTAACTTTCTGTTTATCCTGGTCGATGATCTGGGGTGCCGGGATCTGGGATATACGGGCAGCACGTTTTATGAAACGCCGCATATCGACGGGCTGGCCGCATCCGGTATGCGGTTCGATCAAGGCTATGCCGCCTGCCAGGTGTGCAGTCCGTCGCGCGCGAGCATCATGCTCGGCAAGACGCCGGCACGCCACGGCATCACACAGTGGATCGGCGATCCGTCCGGGCTGGGCTGGGATAAGGGCGATCCGGTGATGAATGCGGAATATGTTCACAACCTGCCGCAGCAGGATGTCACAATTGCTGAAGCAATGCAGGAAGCGGGCTATACCACTTTTTTTGCCGGCAAATGGCACCTGGGTTCCGAAGGTTCCTGGCCGGAAAATCATGGATTCATGATCAACAAAGGAGGTTGGACCGTCGGGTCACCCAAGGGGGGGTATTTTGCTCCGTGGAACAATCCAAAACTGGAGAATGGCCCGGACGGCGAATCGCTTACGTTGCGCCTCGCCCGTGAAACGGCATCCTTTCTGGGATCAGAACATGACAAACCGTTTTTTGCGTTCCTTTCGTTCTATTCGGTTCACGGACCGATCCAGACCACCGAAGCGCTTTGTGAAAAGTATCGCAAGAAAGCGGAAGCGATGGGGCTGGTCGGCGATAAAGAGCGGTTTGAATTTGATCGCCGTCTGCCGGTCCGTCAGGTGCAGGACAATCCGGTTTATGCCGGGATGATGGAGCTGCTTGACGATGCGGTCGGTATTGTGCTCGATAAACTGAAAGAAACCGGACTGGATAAAAACACCGTGGTGATTTTTACCTCGGACAACGGCGGCGTTTCCTCCGGCGATTCTTTTTCGACCAGTCTTTTGCCGTATCGCGGTGGCAAGGGTCGTCAGTGGGAGGGTGGAATTCGCGAGCCGCTGATCATTCATGTGCCCGGAATGACCCAGCCGGATTCATCGACGGACACTCCGGCTATCGGCATGGACTTTTATCCGACGATTCTGGATCTGGCCGGTTTGCCGCTGATGCCGAAACAGCATGTGGATGGAGTCAGCCTGCTTCCGGTGCTGAAGGGCGAAGCTCTCGGGCCGCGCGATCTGTTCTGGCATTATCCGCATTACGGCAATCAGGGCGGAGAGCCATCGTCCATTATTCGTTCCAAGGATTGGAAACTTATCTATTACCACGAGGACGGCCGCTGCGAGCTGTATAATCTGGCCAGCGATATCGGAGAACAGAATGATCTTTCCGCATTGCAACCCGAAAAGACCGCTGAACTGAAAAAGCGGCTGGATGCCTGGCTGGCGGACACGCAAGCCGTCATGCCGAAACCCGACCCCCGTTTTTCGAAGGAACGGTTTGATGCCCGGCTGAAAAACGCCCGGACCGTTGTGAAGGATAAACAGGAAAAGCGGGCGGCTCATTATTTAAAAGAAAATTGGACCCCGAACTCGGACTGGTGGGGCAGTTCTGTGACAAACGATTGA
- a CDS encoding LamG-like jellyroll fold domain-containing protein: protein MKTVKIMAMTLCVCGLIRAEEPWRFLLLADWHWAEKYTQTEKNPSWMAEAVADDVAAVKMLKDNYGGELMLLPGDSNTGHWDESGFIKSNFPGGTPAESILQAGKLCYEGMIDSFKKGGYSKLIMAVGDHEMGDNPWPAGSAVSRCQPQFREAFAKAFNTNPDGGGFRYDQPTGKAASRPLGTKYETTSYAYRYKNVLFVTIDAFHQEDPDRKIGDEGSVTGTVTGPHLAWLENVLSEARKDPGIKHIFVQAHLPVIYPVRKVSSSGMMMDDGSESSFWQALRKYDVDIYFAGEVHANTVTKDSESDLIQLVSRGNFFNNFQTLDISDDRIEVVCYEQQVGTLPQDGKYSVSGKLVIDKSGDATRIDGSGELALLDVNGRHFHFTFEEKPPLWNYPIMGLSGREKMEKDKILRGVTCKDIFPNLGTFGEHYSALTANVELTDGPQGKAGQFSADSRMGVFAMGPLHSGHTVSYALWMKTQSPENQILINTGSIWSKALKNFLNLHLNDGVPEAVISDSQRLAAVGAKLNDGKWHQIAVSMPHDGCLLSEVEIFVDGKKSETRLNGSDRKLHFNQAVRVGIGGLNYSHKGFDQLPVKPFVGAMDEVSIWTRPLTAADVKAAYN from the coding sequence ATGAAAACTGTAAAAATTATGGCAATGACCCTGTGTGTGTGCGGACTGATTCGGGCGGAAGAACCGTGGCGGTTCCTGCTGCTGGCGGACTGGCACTGGGCGGAAAAATATACACAGACTGAAAAAAATCCTTCATGGATGGCCGAGGCGGTAGCGGACGATGTCGCCGCGGTCAAAATGCTGAAGGACAATTACGGCGGCGAACTGATGCTGCTGCCGGGCGACAGCAACACCGGCCATTGGGATGAGTCCGGCTTTATCAAAAGCAATTTTCCCGGAGGTACTCCGGCAGAGTCGATCCTACAAGCTGGGAAACTCTGCTACGAAGGCATGATTGACTCTTTCAAAAAGGGCGGCTATTCAAAACTGATTATGGCGGTTGGCGATCATGAAATGGGGGATAATCCTTGGCCGGCTGGTTCTGCAGTCTCCCGTTGCCAGCCGCAGTTCCGCGAGGCCTTTGCTAAAGCGTTTAACACGAACCCGGACGGCGGAGGTTTTCGGTATGACCAGCCGACAGGAAAGGCCGCGTCCCGTCCGCTCGGAACCAAATACGAAACCACTTCGTATGCATATCGCTATAAAAACGTGCTTTTTGTGACGATTGATGCTTTCCACCAGGAAGATCCGGACAGAAAGATCGGCGATGAAGGCTCGGTGACCGGTACCGTGACCGGGCCGCATCTCGCATGGCTGGAGAACGTTCTTTCCGAGGCTCGGAAAGATCCGGGCATCAAACATATTTTTGTGCAGGCGCACCTGCCGGTGATTTATCCGGTTCGCAAAGTCAGCAGCAGCGGCATGATGATGGATGATGGCTCAGAGAGTTCTTTCTGGCAGGCGCTTCGCAAGTATGACGTCGATATCTACTTTGCCGGTGAAGTTCATGCCAACACGGTGACTAAAGACTCGGAATCAGACCTGATCCAGCTGGTGAGCCGCGGCAACTTTTTCAACAATTTCCAGACATTGGATATTTCCGATGATCGCATCGAAGTGGTCTGTTATGAGCAGCAGGTCGGCACGCTGCCGCAGGATGGTAAATACAGTGTTTCCGGGAAACTGGTGATTGATAAATCCGGTGACGCAACCCGCATCGACGGATCGGGCGAGCTGGCGCTGCTTGATGTGAATGGTCGCCATTTTCACTTCACTTTCGAAGAAAAGCCGCCGCTGTGGAACTACCCAATTATGGGGCTGTCCGGACGGGAAAAAATGGAAAAAGACAAAATACTTCGCGGCGTGACCTGCAAAGACATTTTTCCAAACCTTGGAACGTTTGGAGAACACTACAGCGCTTTGACGGCTAATGTGGAGTTGACGGACGGCCCGCAGGGCAAAGCCGGGCAGTTTTCAGCAGACAGCCGCATGGGCGTTTTTGCCATGGGGCCGCTTCATAGTGGTCACACCGTGTCCTATGCACTGTGGATGAAAACACAGTCGCCGGAAAACCAGATCCTGATCAATACCGGATCTATCTGGAGCAAAGCCCTGAAGAACTTCCTGAATCTGCACCTGAACGACGGCGTGCCGGAAGCGGTGATTTCCGATTCGCAGAGGCTTGCGGCTGTTGGAGCGAAACTCAATGACGGCAAATGGCACCAGATTGCTGTTTCCATGCCGCACGACGGTTGCCTGCTTTCGGAGGTCGAAATTTTTGTCGATGGAAAGAAGTCAGAAACCCGTCTGAACGGTTCAGATAGAAAACTTCATTTTAATCAGGCGGTTCGGGTTGGAATCGGAGGCTTGAACTACAGCCACAAAGGCTTTGATCAATTGCCGGTCAAACCGTTTGTCGGCGCGATGGATGAAGTATCCATCTGGACCCGGCCTTTGACTGCTGCGGATGTGAAAGCGGCATACAACTGA
- a CDS encoding glycoside hydrolase family 2 TIM barrel-domain containing protein, which produces MLKKIILTSLFAAVSCAVAVEWNDLNVLEVNREAPHATMMVYSTAKAAMKYDRTASPWFRSLNGEWKFNWVRKPADRPADFYKPEFDVSGWSTIPVPSNWEMEGHGLRIYTNIKYPFPMDPPNAPVDWNPVGSCCREFSVPKDWENRETYIVFDGVQSAFYLWVNGQKVGYSQGSRTPAEFNITRYLQDGKNVLAVEVYRWCDGSYLEDQDFWRFSGIYRDVYLWSTARSHIRDFTIVTDLDDQYKDAELKVDVELVGEGSFEIDLYDADGKKVLSHPVSRISNPVLWNTENPYLYTALLTLKDASGNIIEVIPQRIGFRKVEIKNNRFCINGVPVLIKGVNRHEHDPDTGHTVSREAMIRDIQLLKENNFNAVRTSHYPNMPMWYDLCDEYGIILWNEANIESHGVGYGPESLAKQPEWNPAHLDRIQRMVERDKNHASVVVWSMGNEAGDGENFAACYRWIKENDPSRPVHYERTDHKKGRPNTDICNSMYRPADEIRKYTEGDDQRPYIIAEYMHAMGNSNGGAKEYWDLFYEDNTALGGFVWDWMDQGVRTPVPDEFKRNSGSGPVKETFFAYGGWFENPAGVYNDGNFCMNGLIDAGQNPHPGLYAHKYLQRNVHVSPVDLKTGTFSIRNWFNFTELGNKVSGHWKIESDGQLIADGKLPRLGIAPHSEKTVTIDLPKNFSNLGKDVFVTFEFRARKNYHPLVPEGHLLAWDQFEMPGDCSAAAEAADGAVAIDESSETITVSGANFTVVFDKVSGTMTSYEVGGVSMIADGGQPDLSRAQNDNERRQKPKPAPEWDVAGDNTVVQDMQAVRTEEAAEVTIRKALPNVQASMLSTYTVFPNAEIVIDVKYDFSKTPKKVMPPLRIGMEWGVPATFENLKWFGRGGETYLDRAFEPVGIYEGTIDEQWADYSRPQENGNKTGVRWAELTDKDGRGLRVIAEGAPLSLSARFYSAETMRQSDYSFQMERSDLIHLNIDAAQSGVGGINSWGSVPLKPYRLFDDHCEYSYRLKPVAGKRSRFNLFK; this is translated from the coding sequence ATGTTGAAAAAAATAATACTGACGTCTTTGTTTGCAGCCGTGTCCTGTGCTGTTGCGGTGGAATGGAACGATTTAAATGTGCTTGAGGTGAACCGCGAAGCGCCGCATGCGACGATGATGGTGTATTCGACGGCGAAAGCGGCGATGAAGTACGATCGCACCGCATCGCCGTGGTTCCGGTCGCTCAACGGCGAGTGGAAATTCAACTGGGTGAGAAAGCCTGCCGATCGCCCCGCCGATTTTTATAAGCCGGAGTTTGATGTGAGCGGATGGAGCACGATTCCGGTTCCGTCCAACTGGGAGATGGAAGGCCACGGTCTGAGGATCTACACCAATATTAAATATCCATTTCCAATGGATCCTCCGAATGCACCGGTTGACTGGAATCCGGTCGGTTCCTGCTGCCGCGAGTTCAGCGTTCCCAAAGATTGGGAAAACCGCGAGACCTATATTGTCTTTGATGGCGTGCAGTCCGCGTTTTACCTCTGGGTGAACGGGCAGAAAGTCGGCTATTCGCAGGGCAGCCGCACGCCGGCCGAATTCAACATTACCAGGTATCTTCAGGACGGAAAAAATGTGCTGGCGGTGGAAGTGTACCGCTGGTGCGACGGTTCCTATCTGGAGGATCAGGATTTCTGGCGCTTCTCCGGCATTTATCGTGATGTGTATCTGTGGAGCACCGCCCGGTCCCACATTCGCGATTTTACGATTGTGACCGATCTGGATGATCAGTACAAAGACGCCGAACTCAAGGTGGACGTGGAGCTGGTCGGAGAGGGATCTTTTGAAATCGATCTTTATGACGCGGACGGGAAGAAAGTCCTTTCGCATCCTGTATCCCGCATTTCGAATCCTGTTTTATGGAATACGGAAAATCCATATCTCTATACGGCACTTCTGACATTGAAAGATGCGTCCGGAAACATCATTGAAGTGATTCCTCAGCGTATTGGTTTTCGTAAAGTCGAAATCAAAAACAACCGCTTCTGCATCAACGGAGTACCGGTTTTGATCAAAGGGGTGAATCGTCATGAACACGATCCCGATACCGGGCACACGGTCTCGCGCGAAGCAATGATTCGGGATATTCAGCTGCTCAAGGAAAACAACTTCAATGCCGTGCGCACCTCTCATTATCCGAACATGCCGATGTGGTACGATCTGTGCGATGAGTATGGAATCATTCTCTGGAATGAAGCCAATATCGAATCGCACGGGGTCGGGTACGGTCCCGAATCTCTAGCCAAGCAGCCGGAATGGAATCCGGCTCATCTTGACCGCATTCAGCGCATGGTCGAGCGCGATAAGAACCACGCGTCTGTCGTGGTCTGGTCGATGGGCAATGAAGCCGGAGACGGAGAAAACTTTGCTGCCTGCTATCGCTGGATTAAGGAGAATGATCCGAGTCGCCCGGTTCACTACGAGCGGACCGATCATAAAAAAGGACGCCCGAACACCGATATCTGCAACAGCATGTACCGACCAGCCGATGAAATTCGAAAATACACAGAGGGAGACGATCAACGCCCGTACATCATTGCTGAATATATGCATGCAATGGGTAATTCCAACGGAGGAGCGAAAGAATACTGGGATTTGTTTTATGAAGACAACACCGCGCTGGGCGGGTTCGTGTGGGACTGGATGGACCAGGGTGTCCGTACGCCTGTTCCAGATGAATTCAAACGAAATAGTGGCAGCGGTCCGGTCAAAGAAACGTTTTTTGCGTATGGCGGATGGTTCGAAAATCCGGCCGGGGTTTATAACGACGGCAATTTCTGTATGAACGGTCTGATCGACGCGGGGCAGAATCCTCACCCCGGTCTGTACGCACATAAATATCTTCAGCGCAATGTTCATGTCTCGCCGGTCGACCTGAAAACCGGAACCTTCAGCATTCGCAACTGGTTCAATTTTACAGAGCTTGGAAACAAGGTTTCCGGGCATTGGAAAATCGAGTCCGACGGACAGCTGATCGCCGACGGAAAACTTCCACGCCTTGGAATTGCTCCGCACTCTGAGAAGACGGTGACGATTGATCTGCCGAAGAATTTTTCAAACCTTGGAAAAGACGTTTTTGTTACCTTCGAATTTCGTGCGCGGAAAAACTATCACCCGCTCGTTCCCGAGGGGCATTTGCTGGCTTGGGACCAGTTTGAGATGCCGGGCGACTGTTCGGCTGCGGCAGAAGCGGCTGACGGGGCTGTGGCCATCGATGAATCTTCGGAAACTATCACGGTAAGCGGCGCAAACTTTACGGTGGTGTTTGATAAAGTTTCCGGAACGATGACGTCGTATGAAGTTGGCGGTGTATCCATGATTGCAGACGGCGGACAGCCTGATTTGTCCCGTGCCCAGAACGACAACGAGCGGCGCCAGAAGCCGAAGCCGGCGCCCGAGTGGGATGTGGCCGGTGACAATACGGTTGTTCAGGATATGCAGGCTGTCAGAACGGAAGAGGCTGCCGAAGTGACGATTCGAAAAGCGCTGCCGAATGTGCAGGCATCCATGCTTTCAACCTATACGGTGTTTCCGAATGCCGAGATTGTCATTGATGTGAAATATGACTTTTCGAAAACGCCGAAGAAGGTGATGCCACCGCTGCGGATCGGTATGGAGTGGGGCGTTCCGGCAACGTTTGAGAACCTGAAGTGGTTCGGACGTGGCGGCGAAACCTATTTAGACCGCGCGTTTGAACCGGTCGGTATCTATGAAGGGACGATCGATGAGCAGTGGGCCGATTATTCGCGTCCGCAGGAAAACGGCAACAAGACCGGTGTTCGCTGGGCGGAACTGACGGACAAAGACGGGCGCGGATTGCGGGTTATCGCGGAAGGCGCTCCGCTCAGTCTGAGTGCGCGCTTTTACAGCGCAGAAACTATGCGTCAATCTGACTACAGTTTTCAGATGGAGCGCTCGGATTTGATTCACCTGAATATTGATGCGGCCCAGAGCGGGGTCGGAGGAATCAATTCATGGGGTTCGGTTCCGCTGAAGCCGTACCGCCTGTTTGATGATCACTGTGAATACAGCTATCGGCTGAAGCCGGTCGCCGGGAAACGCTCACGGTTCAATTTGTTTAAGTAA